In one Pseudomonas sp. 31-12 genomic region, the following are encoded:
- a CDS encoding AraC family transcriptional regulator, giving the protein MTTHNWIDLAQDADTGIETLRAHFQGHAYDPHWHDSYLVGVTEQGVQQFNCRRATHQSTPGKVFLLEPGDIHDGDAPTEDGFTYRMLYLDPQWLKRELSAVFENAPDNSQLSFANTLASDPRLAHATSLAFQTLHHGELKIVRQTALDRLLERLTSHLHWRTRYGEDPRLPLVAQRAREYLHANAQYDIGLDQLAAATGVDRFRLTRAFKAAYGMAPHAYLVQLRLATARRMLALGSQPAAVAMELGFADQSHLGRWFVRAYGLTPALYRKRCSNLPDA; this is encoded by the coding sequence ATGACCACTCACAACTGGATCGATCTGGCCCAGGACGCCGATACCGGCATCGAGACCCTGCGCGCGCATTTCCAGGGCCACGCCTACGACCCGCATTGGCACGACAGCTACCTGGTGGGCGTCACCGAACAAGGCGTCCAGCAATTCAATTGCCGGAGGGCGACGCATCAAAGCACGCCGGGCAAGGTATTCCTGCTCGAACCGGGTGACATCCACGACGGCGACGCGCCGACTGAAGACGGTTTCACCTATCGCATGCTGTACCTCGATCCGCAGTGGCTGAAACGTGAACTCAGTGCCGTCTTCGAAAATGCCCCCGACAACAGTCAATTGAGTTTCGCCAACACCCTGGCCAGCGATCCACGACTGGCCCACGCCACCAGCCTGGCGTTTCAAACGCTGCATCACGGCGAGCTGAAAATCGTCCGCCAGACCGCGCTCGACAGGTTGCTCGAACGTCTGACCAGCCATTTACACTGGCGCACCCGTTACGGCGAAGACCCGCGCCTGCCGTTGGTGGCGCAGAGGGCTCGTGAGTATCTACACGCCAATGCTCAATACGATATCGGCCTCGATCAATTGGCCGCAGCAACGGGTGTCGACCGTTTTCGTCTGACTCGCGCCTTTAAGGCCGCCTATGGCATGGCACCCCACGCCTACCTCGTGCAATTGCGCCTCGCCACGGCCCGGAGAATGCTGGCCCTTGGCAGTCAACCGGCAGCAGTGGCGATGGAACTGGGCTTTGCCGATCAGAGCCATCTGGGCCGCTGGTTTGTCCGGGCATATGGCTTGACTCCGGCGCTGTACCGCAAGCGCTGCTCAAATCTTCCAGACGCATGA
- a CDS encoding LysE family translocator: MLSTVPTLLPFLLFAFVASITPGPTNILVLSNSARFGFKAALPIIFGACASAALIVLLVGSGVGESLSGLPGVQSLMKWAGIAWLSFLAWQIYHAPLSTFTVDGGKRREFGLWAAASLQLVNPKTWMMAFAVVGVFAGVGDDRQLQIIGLSLAFFLVSLPCLTVWALLGKGANRWLGSAKALRRFNRAMALLLLVSAWLALM; encoded by the coding sequence ATGTTGTCCACCGTTCCCACACTGCTGCCATTTTTGCTGTTCGCTTTTGTCGCGTCCATCACGCCGGGACCAACCAACATTCTGGTGCTGAGCAACAGCGCCCGCTTTGGCTTCAAGGCAGCGCTGCCGATCATTTTCGGCGCCTGTGCCAGTGCGGCGCTGATTGTGTTGCTGGTGGGGAGCGGTGTGGGTGAGTCGCTCTCCGGATTGCCAGGGGTGCAATCGCTGATGAAATGGGCCGGGATCGCCTGGCTGAGCTTCCTGGCATGGCAGATTTACCATGCGCCGCTCTCGACATTCACCGTGGATGGTGGAAAAAGACGCGAGTTTGGATTGTGGGCAGCCGCGAGCTTGCAGTTGGTCAATCCAAAAACCTGGATGATGGCGTTTGCCGTGGTCGGTGTGTTCGCCGGGGTCGGCGATGATCGTCAACTTCAGATTATCGGGCTGTCGCTGGCATTTTTTCTGGTTTCGCTGCCGTGCCTGACTGTTTGGGCACTGTTGGGAAAGGGTGCAAACCGATGGCTTGGCTCGGCAAAGGCCCTCCGGCGTTTTAATCGCGCAATGGCGTTACTGCTATTGGTTTCTGCCTGGCTTGCGCTGATGTGA